The following are encoded in a window of Impatiens glandulifera chromosome 5, dImpGla2.1, whole genome shotgun sequence genomic DNA:
- the LOC124940099 gene encoding xyloglucan endotransglucosylase protein 6-like has protein sequence MAYSPSSIIISMFIITSLMMGSAFSTKFNDLFQPSWSLDHFVYEGETLKMKLDNYSGAGFSSKNKYMFGKVTVEIKLVEGDSAGTVTAFYMSSDGPSHNEFDFEFLGNSTGEPYLVQTNVYVNGVGNREQRLNLWFDPTKDFHSYSIFWNQRQVIFLVDETPVRVHTNLEHRGIPFPKDQPMGVYSSIWNADDWATQGGRVKTDWTHAPFIASYRGFAIDGCECPTSVVAAESQRRCSSSNERRFWWDQPTMAELNLHQNHQLLWVRANHMVYDYCVDTNRFPTMPAECEHHRH, from the exons ATGGCTTATTCTCCTTCTTCTATAATCATCTCCATGTTCATTATTACAAGCTTAATGATGGGCTCCGCATTCTCTACTAAGTTTAACGATCTCTTTCAACCATCTTGGTCCCTTGACCATTTCGTCTATGAAGGAGAAACTCTAAAAATGAAGCTTGATAACTATTCTG GCGCTGGATTTTCATCAAAAAACAAGTATATGTTCGGTAAGGTAACCGTTGAAATCAAACTTGTAGAAGGTGACTCTGCCGGAACTGTCACTGCTTTCTAC ATGTCCTCAGATGGTCCGAGTCACAACGAGTTCGATTTCGAGTTCTTGGGAAACAGCACAGGAGAACCTTACCTGGTTCAAACCAATGTATATGTAAATGGGGTTGGTAACAGAGAGCAAAGGTTAAACCTTTGGTTTGACCCCACAAAAGATTTTCACTCTTACTCCATTTTCTGGAACCAGCGTCAAGTTAT ATTTTTGGTTGATGAAACACCGGTGAGGGTACATACAAATCTTGAACATAGGGGAATACCATTTCCAAAGGATCAACCAATGGGGGTTTACAGTTCAATTTGGAACGCAGATGATTGGGCAACTCAGGGTGGGCGTGTCAAAACAGACTGGACCCATGCCCCTTTTATAGCATCTTACAGAGGATTTGCTATCGATGGTTGTGAGTGTCCAACCAGTGTGGTGGCGGCTGAGAGCCAACGGCGGTGTTCTAGCAGCAATGAAAGACGGTTTTGGTGGGATCAGCCAACAATGGCGGAGCTAAATCTACATCAGAATCATCAGCTTTTGTGGGTACGGGCAAATCATATGGTTTATGATTATTGTGTTGATACTAACCGTTTTCCAACTATGCCGGCGGAATGTGAACACCACCGACATTGa
- the LOC124939518 gene encoding putative F-box/FBD/LRR-repeat protein At4g03220, with the protein METRSAKRRKLMLLQVNSNEEEYEDEEEEEPKVDRISDLPDHILHCILKLLPIKSAAQTAILSSRWKNVFSNIPDLDFRTLLTSSKCMCKTHQYSIKLIITDLKFIKQVLNLRQKNSSIRTLKLSGSITFTDLHNLFKYVTRHDIQELDLDLKIKDHFNFPRSIINCDSLKILRLRSSFYGFRISPSSVIRCGRFKSLHTLSLSMILFHVEPTSPDLFTDLTFPCLKNLLLDCCYCLKELNIRCRGLENLFIMNCNQLNKLDIVGLKLERLNVDCCFNKSSMNNKVIINAPIIKHVELIYNVIIHTIVMDKSILLESTVINLFLLQFDNNLIEPVKRHNLSNMINAFSRTKSLTLESGSIEILSRNDADNILVNKFESLKKLEIETQYDQFNGYNNYPAIATLFENSPYVETLVITTMNIEKFQRRPLLDLREYTTQVEDKYWGDRVPKMNSFFNHLRMFKFDGFLECDKDISLVMFLIKHGNVLEEVILCLGKGKKRQLASRERIMSMMMSFSWASSKGRIVFE; encoded by the exons ATGGAAACAAGATCCGCAAAGAGAAGGAAACTAATGCTGTTGCAGGTGAATTCTAacgaagaagaatatgaagatgaagaagaagaagaacccaaAGTGGATCGAATCAGCGACCTTCCAGATCACATCCTTCACTGCATTCTTAAATTACTACCAATCAAATCCGCAGCCCAAACCGCAATCCTATCATCCAGATGGAAGAACGTATTTTCAAACATACCCGATCTTGATTTCAGAACCCTTTTAACTTCATCCAAATGCATGTGTAAAACCCATCAATATTCGATCAAATTAATCATCACAGACCTCAaattcatcaaacaagttcttaatCTCCGTCAAAAGAACTCATCCATCAGAACCCTCAAGTTATCCGGTAGTATAACCTTCACAGATCTTCATAACTTATTCAAATACGTCACAAGACACGACATTCAAGAGCTAGACTTGGATTTGAAAATCAAAGATCATTTCAATTTCCCCAGGAGTATTATCAATTGTGATTCTCTTAAGATTTTAAGGTTAAGATCAAGTTTTTATGGGTTCAGGATTTCACCTTCGTCAGTGATTCGTTGCGGCAGATTCAAATCGCTTCATACCTTGTCACTTTCTATGATCTTGTTCCATGTTGAACCCACATCGCCTGATCTATTCACTGATTTGACTTTTCCATGTTTGAAGAATCTGTTATTGGATTGCTGTTACTGTCTTAAGGAACTCAATATTAGATGTCGTGGGCTGGAGAATTTGTTCATAATGAATTGTAATCAGCTTAATAAGTTGGATATTGTTGGATTGAAGTTGGAGAGATTGAATGTTGATTGTTGTTTTAATAAGTCTAGTATGAACAACAAGGTTATAATTAATGCTCCGATCATTAAGCATGTGGAATtgatttataatgttataattcATACCATTGTTATGGACAAATCCATTCTTTTGGAGAGTACAGTTATTAATTTGTTTCTACTTCAGTTTGACAACAACCTTATAGAGCCGGTAAAAAGACACAATTTGTCTAATATGATCAATGCTTTCTCTCGTACCAAGTCTTTAACGCTCGAATCCGGATCTATCGAG ATTCTCTCGAGAAATGATGCGGATAATATTCTAGTAAATAAATTTgagagtttaaaaaaattggaaattgaGACTCAGTATGATCAGTTTAACGGATACAACAACTATCCAGCAATTGCTACACTATTCGAGAACTCTCCCTATGTCGAAACTCTCGTCATCACAACCATGAATATTGAGAAGTTTCAAAGGAGGCCG TTACTAGACTTAAGGGAGTACACGACCCAGGTAGAAGATAAATACTGGGGTGATCGAGTTCCAAAAatgaattctttttttaatcatttgagGATGTTTAAGTTTGATGGGTTTTTGGAATGCGACAAAGATATTAGTCTTGTAATGTTCTTGATCAAGCACGGAAATGTTCTTGAAGAAGTGATTTTGTGTCTAGGTAAGGGCAAAAAAAGACAATTGGCTAGTAGAGAAAGGATCATGTCTATGATGATGAGTTTCTCTTGGGCATCTTCTAAAGGTAGGATTGTATTTGAATGA